Genomic window (Pyxidicoccus trucidator):
CGCGCTGGACCTCAAGCTGCGCGAGCAGATGCAGGCGGAGCTGAAGTCGCTCCAGCGCCGGCTGGGCATCACCTTCGTCTACGTCACGCATGACCAGGGCGAGGCGCTGTCCATGTCGGACCGGGTGGCCGTCTTCAACCAGGGCCGCATCGAGCAGGTGGACACCCCGCGCAACCTCTACGTGCGGCCCAGGACAATCTTCGTCGCGGGCTTCGTGGGCACCGCCAACGTGGTGAGGGGCGAGCTGGCGCGCCGGCTCACCGGCAGCGAGCGCCCCTTCTCCGTGCGTCCGGAGCATGTCCGCTTCGCCCCCGCCGACGCCGGCAACCGGGTGTGCGTGGAGGGCCGGCTGGCGGAGGTGCAGTACCACGGCGCCACCAGCCGCTATGAGGTGCAGGTGGAGGGCAACCACGTGCTCACCCTCAGCCTGCTCAACGGCGAGACGGACGAGGCGGCCCTGCCGCGCCGGGGCGACACGGTGCGGGTGGCCTGGGCCCCCGAGGCGATGGTGCAGCTGGAGCCGGGGGGAGGGTAGGGCATGGAGACCTTGCCCACCATGGCGCTGCCCGCGCCCGAACGCCCCCGCGGCCGGCTGTCCCGGGCCGTGGCCAACGTGCTCTACCGGCACGGCACGCTCTATCTCCTGTTGCTGCTGACGCCGCCGCTGTTGTGGTTCGGCGTGGTGTACCTGGGCTCGCTCCTGTCGCTGCTGGTGCAGAGCTTCTACACCTTCGACGACTTCACCATGGGCGTGACGTCCGACTTCACGTGGGCGAACTACCGCGCGCTGCTGGACGCGGCCAACCACGACATCGTCCTGCGCACGCTGGGCATGGCGGCGGCGGTGACGGTGGCCTCGGCGGTGCTCGGCTTCCCCGTGGCGTACTACATGGCCCGGTATGCCACCGGCTGGCGCAAGGGCTTCTTCTACATCGCCGTCATGCTCCCCATGTGGGCCAGCTACATCGTCAAGGCCTACTCGTGGACGGTCCTCCTCTCCAAGGGCGGCATCGTCTACTGGCTGGTGGAGCGGCTCTATCTGCTGTCCGCGCTGGAGTGGGTGCTGTCCGTGCCGGGCGTGGGCGGCTCGTCGCTGTCCACCTCCAACCTCGGCCGCTTCCTCGTCTTCACCTACGTGTGGCTGCCGTTCATGATTCTGCCCATCCAGGCGGCGATTGAGCGGGTGCCCGGCAACCTGTTGCAGGCGGCGGCGGACCTGGGGGCGCGGCCCGCGCAGTCGTTCCGCACCGTGCTGCTGCCGCTGGCCTTCCCGGGCGTGGTGGCGGGCTCCATCTTCACCTTCTCGCTCACGCTGGGGGACTACATCATTCCCCAGCTGGTGGGCCCGCCCGGCCTCTTCATCGGCAACATGGTCTACACGATGCAGGGCTCCATCGGGAACATGCCCATGGCGGCGTCCTTCACGGTGGTGCCCATCGTCATCATCGGCCTGTACCTGGCGGTGGCGCGCCGGCTGGGGGCGTTCGATGCACTCTGAGGCACGGCGGGACGACGGCCCCCGGGCGCCGGTGTGGCTGCGGGTGCTGGCCTACGGCGGGCTGGTGTTCCTGCACTTCCCCATCCTCATGGTGGGGCTCTACGCCTTCAACACGGAGGAGAGCGCCTTCAGCTTCCCGCTCAAGGGGCTCACCCTGCGCTGGTTCCGGGCGGCCGCCGAGCGCGAGGACGTGCTGGCCGCCATCCAGCTGTCGCTGCGGGTGGCCCTGGCCTCCACGGCGGTGGC
Coding sequences:
- a CDS encoding ABC transporter ATP-binding protein produces the protein MSSTAVELQNVSRHYGSVKAVDGVSLSIQDGEFFSMLGPSGSGKTTCLRLIAGFEQPTAGGILLHGKQAAGLPPYERDVNTVFQDYALFPHMSVLDNVAYGLMVKGGAKAARHREAEAALELVALGGFGERRPGQLSGGQRQRVALARALINKPRVLLLDEPLGALDLKLREQMQAELKSLQRRLGITFVYVTHDQGEALSMSDRVAVFNQGRIEQVDTPRNLYVRPRTIFVAGFVGTANVVRGELARRLTGSERPFSVRPEHVRFAPADAGNRVCVEGRLAEVQYHGATSRYEVQVEGNHVLTLSLLNGETDEAALPRRGDTVRVAWAPEAMVQLEPGGG
- a CDS encoding ABC transporter permease — protein: METLPTMALPAPERPRGRLSRAVANVLYRHGTLYLLLLLTPPLLWFGVVYLGSLLSLLVQSFYTFDDFTMGVTSDFTWANYRALLDAANHDIVLRTLGMAAAVTVASAVLGFPVAYYMARYATGWRKGFFYIAVMLPMWASYIVKAYSWTVLLSKGGIVYWLVERLYLLSALEWVLSVPGVGGSSLSTSNLGRFLVFTYVWLPFMILPIQAAIERVPGNLLQAAADLGARPAQSFRTVLLPLAFPGVVAGSIFTFSLTLGDYIIPQLVGPPGLFIGNMVYTMQGSIGNMPMAASFTVVPIVIIGLYLAVARRLGAFDAL